A window from Pangasianodon hypophthalmus isolate fPanHyp1 chromosome 4, fPanHyp1.pri, whole genome shotgun sequence encodes these proteins:
- the ccdc166 gene encoding basal body-orientation factor 1, with the protein MAPKKTKQKTSKASGGSEKEKDREREAESEAQLHREYETLTETLSNLKRRAEQLRRDNEALQNEANQIRMESQEYMSYMSKWTQKRQNAIVTLCDQRQQKLEELSKQREQMVEKHEERVNGLKKEILEKENELALLNVELAELGDVKSLQQQQLDRIAELEQEVVSARYRHSETLHDLKANSLTERERYKAEAKHTVQELTLKANEEASICLLSYMRHVSEENNRLCEELQQLIQRARALRSHQQLLQTQRRQLLLEKEYVQELQRLRISTTQGAQE; encoded by the exons ATGGCTCCGAAAAAGACGAAGCAAAAGACGAGCAAAGCGTCAGGAGGCTCGGAGAAGGAAAAAGACAGGGAAAGGGAAGCAGAAAGTGAAGCGCAGTTACACAGAGA GTATGAAACTCTGACTGAAACACTCAGCAATCTCAAGAGGAGGGCAGAACAACT ACGAAGAGATAATGAGGCTCTTCAGAATGAGGCCAACCAGATACGCATGGAGagt CAAGAATACATGTCGTACATGTCGAAGTGGACACAGAAGCGGCAGAATGCGATTGTTACTCTGTGTGATCAGAGGCAACAGAAGCTGGAAGAGCTCAGTAAACAGAGAGAGCAGATGGTGGAGAAACACGAGGAGCGGGTCAACG gcCTGAAGAAGGAGATTTTGGAGAAGGAGAATGAGTTGGCTCTGCTGAATGTTGAACTAGCTGAGCTCGGGGATGTTAAG agtctgcagcagcagcagttggATCGTATCGCTGAGCTGGAGCAGGAGGTGGTATCTGCACGCTATCGTCATTCTGAGACTCTTCATGATCTAAAAGCTAACAGCCTCACAGAGAGGGAGCGCTACAAGGCTGAGGCGAAACACACGGTGCAGGAACTCACCCTTAAAGCTAACGAG gaagCATCAATCTGTCTGCTTTCGTACATGCGACACGTGTCTGAGGAGAACAATCGTCTGTGTGAGGAGCTGCAGCAGCTGATCCAGAGAGCTCGAGCTCTGCGCAGCCACCAGCAGCTCCTGCAGACGCAGCGCAGACAACTGCTGCTGGAGAAAGAGTATGTGCAGGAGCTGCAGCGTCTGCGCATCTCCACAACACAAGGGGCACAGGAGTAA
- the si:dkey-183c6.8 gene encoding protein O-GlcNAcase isoform X2 yields the protein MEGKEEFLCGVVEGFYGRPWSMEQRKVLFQWMQRWGLNTYLYGPKDDLKHRLLWREVYSTEEEAQLKALVHEAESRGLRFVYALSPGQDIVFSSSSDLTLLKRKLRQVAELGCQAFAILFDDIDHSMCQADTEAFSSFAHAQVSVTNEIFRFLGEPPVFLFCPTEYCSSLCSPSVSKSPYLLTVGEDLLPGISVIWTGSKVISRELSADSLMEVQSVLQRPPLVWDNLHANDYDSRRVFLGPFKGRPPGLQAHLRGLLLNPNCEFEANYIPLHTLGTWHKAGKEKREGKGHQYCPERALSAALKDWMSELNQPLQPGRQNRPTENKPSALSSKPKPPESLDNLHGAQSKSPSAAGALVPSSTSVLKVSAETESEEQGPGGQGWEKASGKSLCAGKSPLSEAQVRLLVGLYYLPHEHGPPAQSLLQALTWLKNHCHYVSVNGSSKKMQPQKMEEWRVRAGRFLVACDEIAVLHGSVVNSVNRAVLYDLYPYVWDLRNTLLVAKAFISWLEGRVVSDSSSLGSWKNCFHWCGASSGAELLGVEAEPWVFKGGLSGEVQMLLPVGTSSELFSHPPPLFPTSRLYNIRPFQLKDKVELYHMVRQLYQKTRGAQDVTVLHPDFIGDRCLGASLALCPEYSFVLEDELGVCGCVAGILDVRLFVKRCQATWLPAMRDKYPTRTHVANGHTAQKEALLSLHEEQDYPDSLLYHFPSQLRLEAVPELVDCSVSRSLLTALLTALKANGSQGVFCEVQPTDRLRLEFLTKLGFLEIVRGEAHSTEGLILGRLL from the exons ATGGAGGGGAAAGAGGAGTTTTTGTGCGGGGTTGTTGAAG GTTTTTATGGGCGGCCCTGGTCCATGGAGCAGAGAAAAGTGCTGTTTCAGTG GATGCAAAGATGGGGTTTGAACACATATCTCTATGGTCCTAAAGATGACCTGAAGCATCGTTTGCTGTGGAGAGAGGTGTACTCCACAGAGGAGGAAG CACAGCTGAAAGCCCTGGTGCATGAAGCCGAGTCGAGAGGGCTGAGGTTTGTGTATGCTCTCTCTCCTGGTCAGGACATTGTCTTCTCCAGCTCCTCTGACCTCACATTGCTCAAGCGTAAACTTCGACAG GTGGCAGAACTGGGCTGCCAGGCGTTTGCCATTCTGTTTGATGACATCGACCACTCGATGTGTCAGGCTGATACTGAGGCTTTCTCCTCATTCGCTCATGCTCAGGTGTCTGTGACCAATGAGATCTTCCGTTTCCTGGGGGAACCGCCTGTCTTCCTGTTCTGCCCCACTG aGTACTGCAGCTCGCTCTGCTCTCCCAGTGTGTCCAAGTCTCCATACCTGCTGACAGTAGGAGAAGATCTGCTGCCAGGCATCTCAGTCATCTGGACCG GAAGCAAGGTGATCTCTCGAGAGCTGAGTGCAGATTCACTGATGgaggtgcagtcagtgttacAGCGCCCTCCCCTGGTGTGGGACAATCTGCATGCTAATGATTACGATTCACGTCGTGTCTTCCTGGGGCCTTTTAAGGGTCGTCCGCCTGGCCTCCAAGCTCATCTCAGGGGTCTGCTGCTGAACCCTAACTGTGAATTTGAAGCAAACTACATccctctacacacacttggGACATGGCACAAAGCAGggaaggagaaaagagaag GTAAAGGGCATCAGTACTGTCCGGAGCGAGCTCTTTCTGCTGCGCTGAAAGACTGGATGTCTGAGCTGAACCAACCTCTACAGCCTG GACGGCAGAACAGGCCTACAGAGAACAAACCGTCTGCTCTCTCCTCCAAACCTAAACCTCCTGAAAGCTTAGACAATCTGCATGGAGCCCAGTCTAAATCTCCGTCTGCTGCTGGGGCTCTGGTTCCTTCTTCCACCTCAGTGCTGAAGGTGTCGGCTGAGACTGAGAGTGAAGAGCAGGGCCCTGGAGGCCAAGGCTGGGAGAAGGCCTCAGGAAAGAGCCTGTGTGCTGGGAAATCTCCACTCAGTGAGGCCCAAGTGCGACTGCTGGTGGGACTGTACTACCTGCCACATGAGCATGGTCCGCCTGCACAGAGCCTGCTGCAGGCACTTACCTGGCTCAAAAACCACTGCCATTATGTCAGTGTCAACGGCAGCAGCAAGAAGATGCAACCGCAGAAG ATGGAGGAGTGGCGGGTGCGGGCAGGCCGGTTTCTGGTTGCGTGTGATGAGATTGCGGTTCTGCATGGCAGCGTGGTTAACAGCGTGAACAGAGCTGTGCTCTATGACCTTTACCCATATGTCTGGGACCTGAGAAACACGCTGCTTGTAGCCAAGGCCTTCATCAGCTGGCTgg AGGGTCGGGTGGTAAGTGATAGTTCTTCACTGGGCTCATGGAAGAACTGTTTTCATT GGTGTGGAGCCTCATCAGGGGCGGAGCTTCTCGGTGTGGAGGCAGAGCCATGGGTATTTAAAGGAGGGCTGTCAGGGGAAGTGCAG ATGCTTCTTCCTGTAGGCACCAGCAGTGAGCTGTTCAGCCACCCCCCTCCTCTCTTCCCCACCTCTCGTCTCTACAACATACGGCCCTTCCAGCTCAAAGACAAG GTGGAGCTGTACCACATGGTGCGTCAACTTTATCAGAAAACCAGAGGTGCTCAGGATGTGACTGTGCTTCATCCAGACTTCATCGGTGACAG gtgtTTGGGTGCATCTCTGGCCCTGTGCCCAGAATACAGCTTTGTTCTGGAGgatgagctgggtgtgtgtgggtgtgttgctGGCATTCTGGATGTACGCTTATTTGTCAAGAGGTGCCAGGCCACCTGGCTGCCCGCTATGAGAGACAAATACCCCACACGTACACACGTGGCCAATGGACACACTGCGCAGAAG GAGGCGCTGCTGAGTTTGCATGAAGAGCAGGATTACCCAGACTCCCTGCTGTACCACTTCCCGTCTCAGCTCCGGCTTGAGGCAGTGCCTGAACTGGTGGACTGCAGTGTCAGCAGAAGCCTTCTCACGGCCCTGCTCACAGCACTCAAAGCTAACG GTTCCCAGGGCGTATTTTGTGAGGTGCAGCCCACAGACCGGCTAAGGCTGGAGTTCCTCACTAAGCTGGGCTTTCTGGAGATTGTGAGGGGAGAGGCTCACTCCACAGAGGGACTGATCCTAGGCAGGCTGCTCTAG
- the si:dkey-183c6.8 gene encoding protein O-GlcNAcase isoform X1 produces the protein MEGKEEFLCGVVEGFYGRPWSMEQRKVLFQWMQRWGLNTYLYGPKDDLKHRLLWREVYSTEEEAQLKALVHEAESRGLRFVYALSPGQDIVFSSSSDLTLLKRKLRQVAELGCQAFAILFDDIDHSMCQADTEAFSSFAHAQVSVTNEIFRFLGEPPVFLFCPTEYCSSLCSPSVSKSPYLLTVGEDLLPGISVIWTGSKVISRELSADSLMEVQSVLQRPPLVWDNLHANDYDSRRVFLGPFKGRPPGLQAHLRGLLLNPNCEFEANYIPLHTLGTWHKAGKEKREGKGHQYCPERALSAALKDWMSELNQPLQPGRQNRPTENKPSALSSKPKPPESLDNLHGAQSKSPSAAGALVPSSTSVLKVSAETESEEQGPGGQGWEKASGKSLCAGKSPLSEAQVRLLVGLYYLPHEHGPPAQSLLQALTWLKNHCHYVSVNGSSKKMQPQKMEEWRVRAGRFLVACDEIAVLHGSVVNSVNRAVLYDLYPYVWDLRNTLLVAKAFISWLEGRVVSDSSSLGSWKNCFHWCGASSGAELLGVEAEPWVFKGGLSGEVQMLLPVGTSSELFSHPPPLFPTSRLYNIRPFQLKDKVELYHMVRQLYQKTRGAQDVTVLHPDFIGDRCLGASLALCPEYSFVLEDELGVCGCVAGILDVRLFVKRCQATWLPAMRDKYPTRTHVANGHTAQKVRVQTRRDKHHRIMEALLSLHEEQDYPDSLLYHFPSQLRLEAVPELVDCSVSRSLLTALLTALKANGSQGVFCEVQPTDRLRLEFLTKLGFLEIVRGEAHSTEGLILGRLL, from the exons ATGGAGGGGAAAGAGGAGTTTTTGTGCGGGGTTGTTGAAG GTTTTTATGGGCGGCCCTGGTCCATGGAGCAGAGAAAAGTGCTGTTTCAGTG GATGCAAAGATGGGGTTTGAACACATATCTCTATGGTCCTAAAGATGACCTGAAGCATCGTTTGCTGTGGAGAGAGGTGTACTCCACAGAGGAGGAAG CACAGCTGAAAGCCCTGGTGCATGAAGCCGAGTCGAGAGGGCTGAGGTTTGTGTATGCTCTCTCTCCTGGTCAGGACATTGTCTTCTCCAGCTCCTCTGACCTCACATTGCTCAAGCGTAAACTTCGACAG GTGGCAGAACTGGGCTGCCAGGCGTTTGCCATTCTGTTTGATGACATCGACCACTCGATGTGTCAGGCTGATACTGAGGCTTTCTCCTCATTCGCTCATGCTCAGGTGTCTGTGACCAATGAGATCTTCCGTTTCCTGGGGGAACCGCCTGTCTTCCTGTTCTGCCCCACTG aGTACTGCAGCTCGCTCTGCTCTCCCAGTGTGTCCAAGTCTCCATACCTGCTGACAGTAGGAGAAGATCTGCTGCCAGGCATCTCAGTCATCTGGACCG GAAGCAAGGTGATCTCTCGAGAGCTGAGTGCAGATTCACTGATGgaggtgcagtcagtgttacAGCGCCCTCCCCTGGTGTGGGACAATCTGCATGCTAATGATTACGATTCACGTCGTGTCTTCCTGGGGCCTTTTAAGGGTCGTCCGCCTGGCCTCCAAGCTCATCTCAGGGGTCTGCTGCTGAACCCTAACTGTGAATTTGAAGCAAACTACATccctctacacacacttggGACATGGCACAAAGCAGggaaggagaaaagagaag GTAAAGGGCATCAGTACTGTCCGGAGCGAGCTCTTTCTGCTGCGCTGAAAGACTGGATGTCTGAGCTGAACCAACCTCTACAGCCTG GACGGCAGAACAGGCCTACAGAGAACAAACCGTCTGCTCTCTCCTCCAAACCTAAACCTCCTGAAAGCTTAGACAATCTGCATGGAGCCCAGTCTAAATCTCCGTCTGCTGCTGGGGCTCTGGTTCCTTCTTCCACCTCAGTGCTGAAGGTGTCGGCTGAGACTGAGAGTGAAGAGCAGGGCCCTGGAGGCCAAGGCTGGGAGAAGGCCTCAGGAAAGAGCCTGTGTGCTGGGAAATCTCCACTCAGTGAGGCCCAAGTGCGACTGCTGGTGGGACTGTACTACCTGCCACATGAGCATGGTCCGCCTGCACAGAGCCTGCTGCAGGCACTTACCTGGCTCAAAAACCACTGCCATTATGTCAGTGTCAACGGCAGCAGCAAGAAGATGCAACCGCAGAAG ATGGAGGAGTGGCGGGTGCGGGCAGGCCGGTTTCTGGTTGCGTGTGATGAGATTGCGGTTCTGCATGGCAGCGTGGTTAACAGCGTGAACAGAGCTGTGCTCTATGACCTTTACCCATATGTCTGGGACCTGAGAAACACGCTGCTTGTAGCCAAGGCCTTCATCAGCTGGCTgg AGGGTCGGGTGGTAAGTGATAGTTCTTCACTGGGCTCATGGAAGAACTGTTTTCATT GGTGTGGAGCCTCATCAGGGGCGGAGCTTCTCGGTGTGGAGGCAGAGCCATGGGTATTTAAAGGAGGGCTGTCAGGGGAAGTGCAG ATGCTTCTTCCTGTAGGCACCAGCAGTGAGCTGTTCAGCCACCCCCCTCCTCTCTTCCCCACCTCTCGTCTCTACAACATACGGCCCTTCCAGCTCAAAGACAAG GTGGAGCTGTACCACATGGTGCGTCAACTTTATCAGAAAACCAGAGGTGCTCAGGATGTGACTGTGCTTCATCCAGACTTCATCGGTGACAG gtgtTTGGGTGCATCTCTGGCCCTGTGCCCAGAATACAGCTTTGTTCTGGAGgatgagctgggtgtgtgtgggtgtgttgctGGCATTCTGGATGTACGCTTATTTGTCAAGAGGTGCCAGGCCACCTGGCTGCCCGCTATGAGAGACAAATACCCCACACGTACACACGTGGCCAATGGACACACTGCGCAGAAGGTCAGAGTTCAAACCAGGAGAGATAAACATCACAGGATAATG GAGGCGCTGCTGAGTTTGCATGAAGAGCAGGATTACCCAGACTCCCTGCTGTACCACTTCCCGTCTCAGCTCCGGCTTGAGGCAGTGCCTGAACTGGTGGACTGCAGTGTCAGCAGAAGCCTTCTCACGGCCCTGCTCACAGCACTCAAAGCTAACG GTTCCCAGGGCGTATTTTGTGAGGTGCAGCCCACAGACCGGCTAAGGCTGGAGTTCCTCACTAAGCTGGGCTTTCTGGAGATTGTGAGGGGAGAGGCTCACTCCACAGAGGGACTGATCCTAGGCAGGCTGCTCTAG